In Carassius carassius chromosome 19, fCarCar2.1, whole genome shotgun sequence, a single genomic region encodes these proteins:
- the LOC132095424 gene encoding protein HEG-like isoform X2 produces METCVERRACRVVFTVFLLVLDTVIAETFSPHADTDNPLSNVTETFFTQTGVKQTSSWPGREATATAVDLSSGLNEMTDIPASVSTTGAREGHLEKLLGISANTAGWRMTSKDATEDLQTDKAITPSAATHSITSHNSVTEDRKVQEFTHNATTQWEAPSVASHSITSHHPVTEVRTVREFTHNATAQWEAPSVASHSITSHPPVTEARTVLEFTHNATAQWEAPSVASHSITSHHPVTEVRTVREFTHNATTQWEAPSVASHSITSHHPVTEARTVREFTHNATAQWEAPSVASHSLTSHHPITEARTVREVPMTDLKEIDTTDSVSHTDSTYISTTNRVREHTVLSVTSNSTSAYTEDSNSSDAVFQTSSWVVGTSGATQGKEETVEDVSTLHEQTEPTFEDHNATNATQGHSLETEQSTFSHSTESQTGQSSVTGQTFQQVSDNDNPNSTPPLTTINRDQGEMDATSMSGGTSYTETSVSVSSIPPFTSGGHNATSTSQQSRDSTVTNSLDTNASTVFSTGSVSSTGREELEGSPTHTMEKTTIQGLTTAPPVPEDVATTTDDSFTKFHAGKPPFVPKTDNPTNTEMVPTSAMPSTHRPQVTEEATEEASTVYSSTNSFTTMIPPVTTHQLQTSTTPQVQTEHTTIATTDIFPVLRTTPTTAQRPLTSTTGGPQAPSTSDSADVTTLHLETSTATPGNTTAHGRRATTPYSKSTPTKTTVLETTRNHTDRSTTEMGMTTTQMPFKSTASPDHVCGLCANGGHCVRSAKGSYHCQCLPAWTGPFCTEHVDECVNSPCPKGSVCVNTGGSFSCQCALGFDLEDGRSCTQVKTFLGTFTVNTSMHLRSSGSHELHREILQLLNASLSIFHGYRHSTLHKTDGGDVQISAVSMFSLTTNVTSTNVFNSIQMSLSNCSRTYSHCTIKLQHHLSYHAESLCLAQKTKCDLQYSECTDSSGTPYCQCKPGYFKKNPEDMTCRDCGDGLMLVNGSCVECIFGFGGFNCSNFYKLIAVVVSPAGGALLLIVVIALIVTCCKKDKNDINKIIFKSGDLQMSPYSEFPKSNRVSMEWGRETIEMQENGSTKNLLQMTDIYYSPALRNADLERNGLYPFSGLPGSRHSCIYPAQWNPSFISDDSRRRDYF; encoded by the exons ATGGAAACGTGTGTCGAGAGACGCGCTTGCCGTGTGGTTTTCACGGTCTTTCTGCTTGTCCTAGATACTGTGATTGCCGAGACTTTCTCTCCACACGCGGACACCGATAACCCACTGAGTAACGTTACCGAAACTTTTTTTACCCAAACTGGTGTAAAACAAACCTCCTCCTGGCCGGGGAGAGAGGCCACTGCGACAGCCGTGGATCTATCGAGTGGACTGAACGAGATGACGGACATCCCCGCCAGTGTGTCCACCACTGGGGCTCGAGAGG GACATTTAGAAAAACTTTTAGGCATCTCTGCAAACACAGCTGGCTGGAGGATGACCTCAAAAGATGCCACCGAAGATCTGCAGACTGACAAAGCGATAACTCCATCAGCAGCAACGCACAGCATCACCAGCCACAATTCTGTTACAGAGGATCGAAAAGTGCAAGAGTTTACCCATAATGCCACAACCCAATGGGAGGCTCCATCAGTAGCATCGCACAGCATCACCAGCCACCATCCCGTTACAGAGGTTCGAACAGTGCGAGAGTTTACCCATAATGCCACAGCCCAATGGGAGGCTCCATCAGTAGCATCGCACAGCATCACCAGCCACCCTCCCGTTACAGAGGCTCGAACAGTGCTAGAGTTTACCCATAATGCCACAGCCCAATGGGAGGCTCCATCAGTAGCATCGCACAGCATCACCAGCCACCATCCCGTTACAGAGGTTCGAACAGTGCGAGAGTTTACCCATAATGCCACAACCCAATGGGAGGCTCCATCAGTAGCATCGCACAGCATCACCAGCCACCATCCCGTTACAGAGGCTCGAACAGTGCGAGAGTTTACCCATAATGCCACAGCCCAATGGGAAGCTCCATCAGTAGCATCGCACAGCCTCACTAGTCACCATCCCATTACAGAGGCTCGAACAGTGAGAGAGGTTCCCATGACGGATCTAAAAGAAATTGACACCACTGACTCTGTCTCTCACACTGATAGCACCTACATTTCCACAACCAACCGAGTCAGAGAACACACAGTCCTCTCGGTGACCTCCAACAGCACCTCTGCGTACACCGAGGACTCCAACTCCTCGGATGCTGTCTTTCAAACCTCCAGCTGGGTAGTGGGAACATCAGGAGCCACCCAGGGCAAGGAGGAAACCGTAGAAGATGTATCTACATTGCATGAACAGACTGAACCCACCTTTGAAGATCATAATGCCACCAATGCAACTCAAGGCCACTCTTTGGAGACAGAGCAGTCAACGTTTTCCCACAGCACTGAGTCACAGACGGGACAATCCAGTGTCACAGGACAGACTTTTCAACAGGTGTCTGATAATGACAATCCAAATTCAACACCCCCTCTTACAACGATCAACAGAGATCAAGGGGAAATGGACGCCACATCGATGAGTGGTGGGACGTCTTATACAGAAACCAGTGTCTCTGTGTCATCTATCCCACCTTTTACCTCCGGTGGCCACAATGCCACTAGTACATCCCAACAGAGCCGAGATTCCACAGTGACTAATTCCCTGGATACTAATGCTTCCACTGTGTTTTCTACTGGATCTGTCAGCTCAACTGGCCGTGAGGAACTCGAAGGGTCTCCGACCCATACAATGGAGAAGACAACCATTCAGGGCCTGACTACTGCACCCCCAGTGCCTGAAGATGTAGCCACCACAACTGATGACTCATTTACAAAGTTCCATGCTGGCAAACCACCCTTCGTCCCAAAAACTGATAATCCGACCAACACAGAAATGGTGCCAACATCTGCCATGCCATCAACTCATAGGCCACAGGTTACAGAGGAAGCCACTGAGGAGGCATCAACTGTTTATAGTTCTACCAACAGTTTCACTACAATGATTCCTCCCGTCACCACCCATCAGCTCCAAACGAGCACCACACCACAAGTCCAAACAGAACACACTACCATCGCTACCACAGATATTTTTCCGGTACTGCGGACGACACCCACCACAGCCCAACGTCCGCTTACCTCCACTACTGGTGGACCACAGGCACCGAGTACATCTGATTCTGCTGATGTCACCACCTTGCACTTAGAGACCAGCACGGCAACACCAGGGAACACGACTGCGCATGGCAGACGTGCAACAACACCTTACAGCAAGAGCACCCCAACCAAAACCACTGTGCTGGAAACCACCCGGAATCACACGGACAGAAGTACAACAGAGATGGGAATGACAACCACGCAGATGCCATTTAAGTCAACAGCATCTCCAG ATCACGTGTGTGGGCTTTGTGCAAATGGAGGCCACTGTGTTAGATCAGCTAAGGGAAGTTACCACTGTCAGTGTCTGCCTGCATGGACAGGACCCTTCTGCACGGAAC ATGTGGATGAGTGTGTGAATAGTCCGTGCCCCAAGGGTTCAGTGTGTGTCAACACCGGTGGCTCTTTTAGCTGTCAGTGTGCCCTGGGCTTTGACTTGGAGGATGGGCGCAGTTGTACGCAAG TGAAAACATTTTTGGGCACCTTCACCGTCAACACCTCAATGCATCTCAGAAGCTCAGGTTCGCATGAGCTGCACAGAGAGATTTTACAGCTG CTCAATGCCTCGCTCTCCATCTTCCATGGATACCGGCATTCCACTTTACATAAAAC AGATGGAGGAGACGTGCAGATCTCAGCGGTGAGCATGTTTTCACTCACCACCAATGTGACCAGCACGAATGTCTTCAACAGCATCCAGATGTCCCTGAGCAACTGCAGCCGGACGTACTCACACTGCACCATTAAGCTTCAGCACCATCTCTCCTATCACG CGGAGAGCCTGTGTTTGGCCCAGAAGACCAAGTGTGATTTGCAGTACTCTGAGTGCACAGACTCTAGCGGGACCCCGTACTGTCAGTGCAAACCAGGATACTTTAAAAAGAACCCAGAGGACATGACCTGCAGAG ACTGTGGAGATGGACTCATGCTTGTTAACGGGAGCTGTGTTGA gtgCATTTTTGGATTTGGAGGTTTCAACTGCAGTAact TCTATAAGCTGATAGCTGTGGTGGTCTCTCCTGCTGGAGGAGCTCTTCTGTTGATTGTCGTCATTGCACTTATAGTCACCTGCTGCAA AAAGGACAAAAATGACATTaacaaaatcattttcaaaagTGGAGACCTTCAGATGTCGCCCTACTCCGAGTTTCCTAAGAGTAATCGTGTGTCTATGGAGTGGGGCCGAGAGACTATCGAGATGCAGGAGAACGGCAGTACCAAAAATCTCCTGCAAATGACAGACATTTATTACTCG CCTGCACTTAGGAACGCTGACCTGGAGCGTAATGGCCTGTATCCATTCTCTGGTCTCCCCGGTTCGAGGCATTCCTGCATCTACCCAGCTCAGTGGAACCCTTCCTTCATAAGCGACGATTCACGGCGAAGGGACTACTTTTGA
- the LOC132095424 gene encoding protein HEG-like isoform X3, translated as METCVERRACRVVFTVFLLVLDTVIAETFSPHADTDNPLSNVTETFFTQTGVKQTSSWPGREATATAVDLSSGLNEMTDIPASVSTTGAREGHLEKLLGISANTAGWRMTSKDATEDLQTDKAITPSAASHSITSHHPVTEVRTVREFTHNATAQWEAPSVASHSITSHPPVTEARTVLEFTHNATAQWEAPSVASHSITSHHPVTEVRTVREFTHNATTQWEAPSVASHSITSHHPVTEARTVREFTHNATAQWEAPSVASHSLTSHHPITEARTVREVPMTDLKEIDTTDSVSHTDSTYISTTNRVREHTVLSVTSNSTSAYTEDSNSSDAVFQTSSWVVGTSGATQGKEETVEDVSTLHEQTEPTFEDHNATNATQGHSLETEQSTFSHSTESQTGQSSVTGQTFQQVSDNDNPNSTPPLTTINRDQGEMDATSMSGGTSYTETSVSVSSIPPFTSGGHNATSTSQQSRDSTVTNSLDTNASTVFSTGSVSSTGREELEGSPTHTMEKTTIQGLTTAPPVPEDVATTTDDSFTKFHAGKPPFVPKTDNPTNTEMVPTSAMPSTHRPQVTEEATEEASTVYSSTNSFTTMIPPVTTHQLQTSTTPQVQTEHTTIATTDIFPVLRTTPTTAQRPLTSTTGGPQAPSTSDSADVTTLHLETSTATPGNTTAHGRRATTPYSKSTPTKTTVLETTRNHTDRSTTEMGMTTTQMPFKSTASPDHVCGLCANGGHCVRSAKGSYHCQCLPAWTGPFCTEHVDECVNSPCPKGSVCVNTGGSFSCQCALGFDLEDGRSCTQVKTFLGTFTVNTSMHLRSSGSHELHREILQLLNASLSIFHGYRHSTLHKTDGGDVQISAVSMFSLTTNVTSTNVFNSIQMSLSNCSRTYSHCTIKLQHHLSYHAESLCLAQKTKCDLQYSECTDSSGTPYCQCKPGYFKKNPEDMTCRVLDCGDGLMLVNGSCVECIFGFGGFNCSNFYKLIAVVVSPAGGALLLIVVIALIVTCCKKDKNDINKIIFKSGDLQMSPYSEFPKSNRVSMEWGRETIEMQENGSTKNLLQMTDIYYSPALRNADLERNGLYPFSGLPGSRHSCIYPAQWNPSFISDDSRRRDYF; from the exons ATGGAAACGTGTGTCGAGAGACGCGCTTGCCGTGTGGTTTTCACGGTCTTTCTGCTTGTCCTAGATACTGTGATTGCCGAGACTTTCTCTCCACACGCGGACACCGATAACCCACTGAGTAACGTTACCGAAACTTTTTTTACCCAAACTGGTGTAAAACAAACCTCCTCCTGGCCGGGGAGAGAGGCCACTGCGACAGCCGTGGATCTATCGAGTGGACTGAACGAGATGACGGACATCCCCGCCAGTGTGTCCACCACTGGGGCTCGAGAGG GACATTTAGAAAAACTTTTAGGCATCTCTGCAAACACAGCTGGCTGGAGGATGACCTCAAAAGATGCCACCGAAGATCTGCAGACTGACAAAGCGATAACTCCATCAGC AGCATCGCACAGCATCACCAGCCACCATCCCGTTACAGAGGTTCGAACAGTGCGAGAGTTTACCCATAATGCCACAGCCCAATGGGAGGCTCCATCAGTAGCATCGCACAGCATCACCAGCCACCCTCCCGTTACAGAGGCTCGAACAGTGCTAGAGTTTACCCATAATGCCACAGCCCAATGGGAGGCTCCATCAGTAGCATCGCACAGCATCACCAGCCACCATCCCGTTACAGAGGTTCGAACAGTGCGAGAGTTTACCCATAATGCCACAACCCAATGGGAGGCTCCATCAGTAGCATCGCACAGCATCACCAGCCACCATCCCGTTACAGAGGCTCGAACAGTGCGAGAGTTTACCCATAATGCCACAGCCCAATGGGAAGCTCCATCAGTAGCATCGCACAGCCTCACTAGTCACCATCCCATTACAGAGGCTCGAACAGTGAGAGAGGTTCCCATGACGGATCTAAAAGAAATTGACACCACTGACTCTGTCTCTCACACTGATAGCACCTACATTTCCACAACCAACCGAGTCAGAGAACACACAGTCCTCTCGGTGACCTCCAACAGCACCTCTGCGTACACCGAGGACTCCAACTCCTCGGATGCTGTCTTTCAAACCTCCAGCTGGGTAGTGGGAACATCAGGAGCCACCCAGGGCAAGGAGGAAACCGTAGAAGATGTATCTACATTGCATGAACAGACTGAACCCACCTTTGAAGATCATAATGCCACCAATGCAACTCAAGGCCACTCTTTGGAGACAGAGCAGTCAACGTTTTCCCACAGCACTGAGTCACAGACGGGACAATCCAGTGTCACAGGACAGACTTTTCAACAGGTGTCTGATAATGACAATCCAAATTCAACACCCCCTCTTACAACGATCAACAGAGATCAAGGGGAAATGGACGCCACATCGATGAGTGGTGGGACGTCTTATACAGAAACCAGTGTCTCTGTGTCATCTATCCCACCTTTTACCTCCGGTGGCCACAATGCCACTAGTACATCCCAACAGAGCCGAGATTCCACAGTGACTAATTCCCTGGATACTAATGCTTCCACTGTGTTTTCTACTGGATCTGTCAGCTCAACTGGCCGTGAGGAACTCGAAGGGTCTCCGACCCATACAATGGAGAAGACAACCATTCAGGGCCTGACTACTGCACCCCCAGTGCCTGAAGATGTAGCCACCACAACTGATGACTCATTTACAAAGTTCCATGCTGGCAAACCACCCTTCGTCCCAAAAACTGATAATCCGACCAACACAGAAATGGTGCCAACATCTGCCATGCCATCAACTCATAGGCCACAGGTTACAGAGGAAGCCACTGAGGAGGCATCAACTGTTTATAGTTCTACCAACAGTTTCACTACAATGATTCCTCCCGTCACCACCCATCAGCTCCAAACGAGCACCACACCACAAGTCCAAACAGAACACACTACCATCGCTACCACAGATATTTTTCCGGTACTGCGGACGACACCCACCACAGCCCAACGTCCGCTTACCTCCACTACTGGTGGACCACAGGCACCGAGTACATCTGATTCTGCTGATGTCACCACCTTGCACTTAGAGACCAGCACGGCAACACCAGGGAACACGACTGCGCATGGCAGACGTGCAACAACACCTTACAGCAAGAGCACCCCAACCAAAACCACTGTGCTGGAAACCACCCGGAATCACACGGACAGAAGTACAACAGAGATGGGAATGACAACCACGCAGATGCCATTTAAGTCAACAGCATCTCCAG ATCACGTGTGTGGGCTTTGTGCAAATGGAGGCCACTGTGTTAGATCAGCTAAGGGAAGTTACCACTGTCAGTGTCTGCCTGCATGGACAGGACCCTTCTGCACGGAAC ATGTGGATGAGTGTGTGAATAGTCCGTGCCCCAAGGGTTCAGTGTGTGTCAACACCGGTGGCTCTTTTAGCTGTCAGTGTGCCCTGGGCTTTGACTTGGAGGATGGGCGCAGTTGTACGCAAG TGAAAACATTTTTGGGCACCTTCACCGTCAACACCTCAATGCATCTCAGAAGCTCAGGTTCGCATGAGCTGCACAGAGAGATTTTACAGCTG CTCAATGCCTCGCTCTCCATCTTCCATGGATACCGGCATTCCACTTTACATAAAAC AGATGGAGGAGACGTGCAGATCTCAGCGGTGAGCATGTTTTCACTCACCACCAATGTGACCAGCACGAATGTCTTCAACAGCATCCAGATGTCCCTGAGCAACTGCAGCCGGACGTACTCACACTGCACCATTAAGCTTCAGCACCATCTCTCCTATCACG CGGAGAGCCTGTGTTTGGCCCAGAAGACCAAGTGTGATTTGCAGTACTCTGAGTGCACAGACTCTAGCGGGACCCCGTACTGTCAGTGCAAACCAGGATACTTTAAAAAGAACCCAGAGGACATGACCTGCAGA GTTTTAGACTGTGGAGATGGACTCATGCTTGTTAACGGGAGCTGTGTTGA gtgCATTTTTGGATTTGGAGGTTTCAACTGCAGTAact TCTATAAGCTGATAGCTGTGGTGGTCTCTCCTGCTGGAGGAGCTCTTCTGTTGATTGTCGTCATTGCACTTATAGTCACCTGCTGCAA AAAGGACAAAAATGACATTaacaaaatcattttcaaaagTGGAGACCTTCAGATGTCGCCCTACTCCGAGTTTCCTAAGAGTAATCGTGTGTCTATGGAGTGGGGCCGAGAGACTATCGAGATGCAGGAGAACGGCAGTACCAAAAATCTCCTGCAAATGACAGACATTTATTACTCG CCTGCACTTAGGAACGCTGACCTGGAGCGTAATGGCCTGTATCCATTCTCTGGTCTCCCCGGTTCGAGGCATTCCTGCATCTACCCAGCTCAGTGGAACCCTTCCTTCATAAGCGACGATTCACGGCGAAGGGACTACTTTTGA
- the LOC132095424 gene encoding protein HEG-like isoform X1 — translation METCVERRACRVVFTVFLLVLDTVIAETFSPHADTDNPLSNVTETFFTQTGVKQTSSWPGREATATAVDLSSGLNEMTDIPASVSTTGAREGHLEKLLGISANTAGWRMTSKDATEDLQTDKAITPSAATHSITSHNSVTEDRKVQEFTHNATTQWEAPSVASHSITSHHPVTEVRTVREFTHNATAQWEAPSVASHSITSHPPVTEARTVLEFTHNATAQWEAPSVASHSITSHHPVTEVRTVREFTHNATTQWEAPSVASHSITSHHPVTEARTVREFTHNATAQWEAPSVASHSLTSHHPITEARTVREVPMTDLKEIDTTDSVSHTDSTYISTTNRVREHTVLSVTSNSTSAYTEDSNSSDAVFQTSSWVVGTSGATQGKEETVEDVSTLHEQTEPTFEDHNATNATQGHSLETEQSTFSHSTESQTGQSSVTGQTFQQVSDNDNPNSTPPLTTINRDQGEMDATSMSGGTSYTETSVSVSSIPPFTSGGHNATSTSQQSRDSTVTNSLDTNASTVFSTGSVSSTGREELEGSPTHTMEKTTIQGLTTAPPVPEDVATTTDDSFTKFHAGKPPFVPKTDNPTNTEMVPTSAMPSTHRPQVTEEATEEASTVYSSTNSFTTMIPPVTTHQLQTSTTPQVQTEHTTIATTDIFPVLRTTPTTAQRPLTSTTGGPQAPSTSDSADVTTLHLETSTATPGNTTAHGRRATTPYSKSTPTKTTVLETTRNHTDRSTTEMGMTTTQMPFKSTASPDHVCGLCANGGHCVRSAKGSYHCQCLPAWTGPFCTEHVDECVNSPCPKGSVCVNTGGSFSCQCALGFDLEDGRSCTQVKTFLGTFTVNTSMHLRSSGSHELHREILQLLNASLSIFHGYRHSTLHKTDGGDVQISAVSMFSLTTNVTSTNVFNSIQMSLSNCSRTYSHCTIKLQHHLSYHAESLCLAQKTKCDLQYSECTDSSGTPYCQCKPGYFKKNPEDMTCRVLDCGDGLMLVNGSCVECIFGFGGFNCSNFYKLIAVVVSPAGGALLLIVVIALIVTCCKKDKNDINKIIFKSGDLQMSPYSEFPKSNRVSMEWGRETIEMQENGSTKNLLQMTDIYYSPALRNADLERNGLYPFSGLPGSRHSCIYPAQWNPSFISDDSRRRDYF, via the exons ATGGAAACGTGTGTCGAGAGACGCGCTTGCCGTGTGGTTTTCACGGTCTTTCTGCTTGTCCTAGATACTGTGATTGCCGAGACTTTCTCTCCACACGCGGACACCGATAACCCACTGAGTAACGTTACCGAAACTTTTTTTACCCAAACTGGTGTAAAACAAACCTCCTCCTGGCCGGGGAGAGAGGCCACTGCGACAGCCGTGGATCTATCGAGTGGACTGAACGAGATGACGGACATCCCCGCCAGTGTGTCCACCACTGGGGCTCGAGAGG GACATTTAGAAAAACTTTTAGGCATCTCTGCAAACACAGCTGGCTGGAGGATGACCTCAAAAGATGCCACCGAAGATCTGCAGACTGACAAAGCGATAACTCCATCAGCAGCAACGCACAGCATCACCAGCCACAATTCTGTTACAGAGGATCGAAAAGTGCAAGAGTTTACCCATAATGCCACAACCCAATGGGAGGCTCCATCAGTAGCATCGCACAGCATCACCAGCCACCATCCCGTTACAGAGGTTCGAACAGTGCGAGAGTTTACCCATAATGCCACAGCCCAATGGGAGGCTCCATCAGTAGCATCGCACAGCATCACCAGCCACCCTCCCGTTACAGAGGCTCGAACAGTGCTAGAGTTTACCCATAATGCCACAGCCCAATGGGAGGCTCCATCAGTAGCATCGCACAGCATCACCAGCCACCATCCCGTTACAGAGGTTCGAACAGTGCGAGAGTTTACCCATAATGCCACAACCCAATGGGAGGCTCCATCAGTAGCATCGCACAGCATCACCAGCCACCATCCCGTTACAGAGGCTCGAACAGTGCGAGAGTTTACCCATAATGCCACAGCCCAATGGGAAGCTCCATCAGTAGCATCGCACAGCCTCACTAGTCACCATCCCATTACAGAGGCTCGAACAGTGAGAGAGGTTCCCATGACGGATCTAAAAGAAATTGACACCACTGACTCTGTCTCTCACACTGATAGCACCTACATTTCCACAACCAACCGAGTCAGAGAACACACAGTCCTCTCGGTGACCTCCAACAGCACCTCTGCGTACACCGAGGACTCCAACTCCTCGGATGCTGTCTTTCAAACCTCCAGCTGGGTAGTGGGAACATCAGGAGCCACCCAGGGCAAGGAGGAAACCGTAGAAGATGTATCTACATTGCATGAACAGACTGAACCCACCTTTGAAGATCATAATGCCACCAATGCAACTCAAGGCCACTCTTTGGAGACAGAGCAGTCAACGTTTTCCCACAGCACTGAGTCACAGACGGGACAATCCAGTGTCACAGGACAGACTTTTCAACAGGTGTCTGATAATGACAATCCAAATTCAACACCCCCTCTTACAACGATCAACAGAGATCAAGGGGAAATGGACGCCACATCGATGAGTGGTGGGACGTCTTATACAGAAACCAGTGTCTCTGTGTCATCTATCCCACCTTTTACCTCCGGTGGCCACAATGCCACTAGTACATCCCAACAGAGCCGAGATTCCACAGTGACTAATTCCCTGGATACTAATGCTTCCACTGTGTTTTCTACTGGATCTGTCAGCTCAACTGGCCGTGAGGAACTCGAAGGGTCTCCGACCCATACAATGGAGAAGACAACCATTCAGGGCCTGACTACTGCACCCCCAGTGCCTGAAGATGTAGCCACCACAACTGATGACTCATTTACAAAGTTCCATGCTGGCAAACCACCCTTCGTCCCAAAAACTGATAATCCGACCAACACAGAAATGGTGCCAACATCTGCCATGCCATCAACTCATAGGCCACAGGTTACAGAGGAAGCCACTGAGGAGGCATCAACTGTTTATAGTTCTACCAACAGTTTCACTACAATGATTCCTCCCGTCACCACCCATCAGCTCCAAACGAGCACCACACCACAAGTCCAAACAGAACACACTACCATCGCTACCACAGATATTTTTCCGGTACTGCGGACGACACCCACCACAGCCCAACGTCCGCTTACCTCCACTACTGGTGGACCACAGGCACCGAGTACATCTGATTCTGCTGATGTCACCACCTTGCACTTAGAGACCAGCACGGCAACACCAGGGAACACGACTGCGCATGGCAGACGTGCAACAACACCTTACAGCAAGAGCACCCCAACCAAAACCACTGTGCTGGAAACCACCCGGAATCACACGGACAGAAGTACAACAGAGATGGGAATGACAACCACGCAGATGCCATTTAAGTCAACAGCATCTCCAG ATCACGTGTGTGGGCTTTGTGCAAATGGAGGCCACTGTGTTAGATCAGCTAAGGGAAGTTACCACTGTCAGTGTCTGCCTGCATGGACAGGACCCTTCTGCACGGAAC ATGTGGATGAGTGTGTGAATAGTCCGTGCCCCAAGGGTTCAGTGTGTGTCAACACCGGTGGCTCTTTTAGCTGTCAGTGTGCCCTGGGCTTTGACTTGGAGGATGGGCGCAGTTGTACGCAAG TGAAAACATTTTTGGGCACCTTCACCGTCAACACCTCAATGCATCTCAGAAGCTCAGGTTCGCATGAGCTGCACAGAGAGATTTTACAGCTG CTCAATGCCTCGCTCTCCATCTTCCATGGATACCGGCATTCCACTTTACATAAAAC AGATGGAGGAGACGTGCAGATCTCAGCGGTGAGCATGTTTTCACTCACCACCAATGTGACCAGCACGAATGTCTTCAACAGCATCCAGATGTCCCTGAGCAACTGCAGCCGGACGTACTCACACTGCACCATTAAGCTTCAGCACCATCTCTCCTATCACG CGGAGAGCCTGTGTTTGGCCCAGAAGACCAAGTGTGATTTGCAGTACTCTGAGTGCACAGACTCTAGCGGGACCCCGTACTGTCAGTGCAAACCAGGATACTTTAAAAAGAACCCAGAGGACATGACCTGCAGA GTTTTAGACTGTGGAGATGGACTCATGCTTGTTAACGGGAGCTGTGTTGA gtgCATTTTTGGATTTGGAGGTTTCAACTGCAGTAact TCTATAAGCTGATAGCTGTGGTGGTCTCTCCTGCTGGAGGAGCTCTTCTGTTGATTGTCGTCATTGCACTTATAGTCACCTGCTGCAA AAAGGACAAAAATGACATTaacaaaatcattttcaaaagTGGAGACCTTCAGATGTCGCCCTACTCCGAGTTTCCTAAGAGTAATCGTGTGTCTATGGAGTGGGGCCGAGAGACTATCGAGATGCAGGAGAACGGCAGTACCAAAAATCTCCTGCAAATGACAGACATTTATTACTCG CCTGCACTTAGGAACGCTGACCTGGAGCGTAATGGCCTGTATCCATTCTCTGGTCTCCCCGGTTCGAGGCATTCCTGCATCTACCCAGCTCAGTGGAACCCTTCCTTCATAAGCGACGATTCACGGCGAAGGGACTACTTTTGA